In a single window of the Vibrio celticus genome:
- a CDS encoding methyl-accepting chemotaxis protein has product MNNSLSKSLSIFLILVGLVGIAIGGGTSYFTVKDRLNTAYTQDLESTIGLADAALVEAIFAYDFEQAQAVTDALLNSEILHSVTVVDQRGKAIASSGTQHTELSTRAHSVERGGSKIGTITFQFDPAIIAQSMQNEMLLMMFGIVLVLVLVIVSVYFFMRKLVIQPIDDVTKSLYRLSKGDADLSQRIAVKSENEIGRLTKNFNNLMDNLMDMIAGVVNNSNHIREISNTLTTAAQQSQDDSHAQQISMQTAASSLEEISVSAEDVYRNAETTLAKTQDAIECVEEGGRLVEQNGTLATNLSDQISETSRRIDNLIQSSSDIGSVVEVILNIAEQTNLLALNAAIEAARAGDQGRGFAVVADEVRALAQKTQNSTSEIESIVSGLQANAKNAADSMVASLGSSQEVTAAANSLSQNLKQISANIDSINSMNSEVAVSTKQQSEVTKTIAVNIDELNQLSASLSANATEVNAKVEELQGVNHSLTANIGRFNM; this is encoded by the coding sequence ATGAATAATAGTTTAAGTAAATCACTCTCAATTTTCCTTATCTTAGTCGGGCTTGTTGGGATCGCTATCGGTGGTGGCACCAGCTATTTCACGGTTAAAGACCGACTGAACACGGCGTACACGCAAGATCTAGAATCTACAATCGGCTTGGCAGATGCGGCATTAGTAGAGGCAATATTTGCCTATGATTTTGAACAAGCTCAGGCGGTTACGGATGCATTGTTAAACTCTGAAATACTGCATTCTGTCACAGTCGTTGACCAGCGTGGTAAAGCGATCGCTAGTTCAGGTACTCAACATACAGAACTAAGCACACGAGCGCATTCGGTAGAACGCGGTGGTTCGAAAATTGGTACGATTACCTTCCAGTTTGACCCTGCAATTATTGCTCAAAGTATGCAAAATGAAATGCTGCTGATGATGTTTGGCATAGTGTTGGTTTTGGTACTCGTTATTGTCAGTGTCTATTTCTTCATGCGCAAACTTGTTATTCAGCCTATTGATGATGTTACAAAGTCACTTTATCGCTTATCCAAAGGTGATGCGGACTTGTCGCAGCGTATTGCTGTTAAAAGTGAGAATGAAATTGGGCGGTTAACCAAGAACTTTAATAACTTGATGGATAACCTAATGGATATGATTGCTGGTGTTGTGAATAATAGCAATCATATAAGAGAGATATCGAATACGCTGACTACTGCGGCGCAGCAATCGCAGGATGATTCTCACGCTCAGCAAATTTCAATGCAAACCGCTGCTTCATCGTTAGAGGAGATCAGTGTCTCTGCTGAAGATGTTTACCGAAACGCAGAAACGACATTGGCCAAAACTCAAGATGCAATCGAATGTGTTGAGGAAGGTGGTCGTCTGGTTGAGCAAAACGGGACATTGGCTACGAATCTATCTGACCAAATTAGTGAAACATCCCGAAGAATTGATAATCTGATTCAGTCCTCGTCTGATATAGGTTCAGTCGTAGAGGTGATTTTAAATATTGCAGAGCAAACGAATTTATTAGCACTAAATGCAGCGATAGAAGCGGCTAGGGCAGGCGATCAGGGACGCGGTTTTGCGGTGGTCGCTGATGAGGTAAGAGCACTGGCACAGAAAACCCAGAATTCAACATCGGAAATTGAGAGTATTGTTTCGGGCTTACAAGCTAACGCTAAAAACGCTGCGGATTCAATGGTGGCGAGTTTAGGGTCATCTCAGGAGGTCACTGCAGCAGCAAATAGCCTATCTCAAAATTTGAAGCAGATTTCTGCGAATATTGATTCAATTAACAGTATGAATAGTGAAGTTGCTGTTTCGACCAAGCAACAAAGTGAAGTAACAAAGACGATTGCTGTGAATATTGATGAGCTAAATCAGTTATCTGCATCTTTATCAGCAAATGCGACGGAAGTAAATGCCAAAGTCGAAGAGCTTCAGGGAGTGAATCATAGTTTAACGGCGAATATCGGACGTTTTAATATGTAA
- a CDS encoding RICIN domain-containing protein, with the protein MKLPILSLLTIAINPAFANDWDSIPIPAELDDGQQWELQEAYSDSFNYSGKNTTFTSKWNDTYFHGWTGPGLTYWQSNESWVSDGNLIISASRRQGTEQVNAGVVTSKTKVKYPIFMEARIKVSNLELSSNFWLLSENDQREIDILEVYGGAKDTWFAKNMSTNFHVFLRNSDNTIKSDFNDQTHNEPSWGTYWRDGFHRFAAYWKSPTEVTFYIDGVKTPKGSWEQVLMKDKDYTGQTLDKSQFNMDEEMFIILDTEDHSWRSEAGIVASDADLADSSKNKMYVDWIRVYKPVRDNDNNGVVPPSDTTSLQFIHSNRCLDVKDGATWNGSTYQQWSCNTSNSNQRFTFTPVSNSEYLIQSDNSQLCVELKPDASQWKDGATIQQYICNSAEENQLWTLFDKGSNTFELRNKKTGKCLEVANSQATNGGSIIQASCDGENNQRIKFK; encoded by the coding sequence ATGAAATTACCAATACTCTCTCTACTCACCATTGCCATAAATCCTGCTTTCGCGAATGACTGGGATTCTATTCCAATTCCTGCAGAGTTAGACGACGGTCAACAGTGGGAGTTACAAGAAGCTTATTCCGACTCTTTTAACTACTCGGGTAAAAATACCACTTTCACGAGCAAGTGGAACGACACTTATTTTCATGGATGGACCGGTCCAGGCTTAACTTATTGGCAGTCGAACGAGTCATGGGTTTCGGATGGAAACCTAATTATCAGCGCATCTCGTCGTCAAGGTACAGAACAAGTTAATGCTGGCGTTGTAACCTCTAAGACGAAAGTAAAGTATCCAATTTTCATGGAAGCTAGAATTAAAGTTAGTAATCTAGAGCTTTCATCAAATTTTTGGTTATTGAGTGAAAATGATCAACGCGAAATTGATATTCTCGAGGTATATGGTGGAGCGAAGGATACCTGGTTTGCGAAAAACATGTCGACTAACTTTCATGTTTTCCTTAGAAACTCTGATAACACAATTAAAAGTGATTTCAACGACCAGACACACAACGAACCAAGTTGGGGGACATATTGGAGGGATGGTTTCCACCGCTTTGCTGCCTATTGGAAAAGTCCTACAGAAGTGACGTTCTATATAGATGGTGTAAAGACACCGAAAGGTTCGTGGGAACAAGTGTTGATGAAAGACAAGGATTACACTGGACAAACTCTAGATAAGAGCCAGTTTAACATGGATGAAGAGATGTTCATTATACTTGACACTGAAGACCATTCGTGGCGTTCAGAGGCTGGTATCGTTGCTTCTGATGCGGATCTAGCCGATAGCTCGAAAAATAAAATGTACGTTGACTGGATCCGTGTTTATAAACCAGTTCGAGACAACGATAATAACGGCGTTGTCCCTCCAAGTGATACAACTAGTTTACAGTTTATTCATAGTAATAGATGCCTCGATGTAAAAGATGGAGCAACGTGGAATGGTAGTACCTATCAACAATGGAGTTGCAACACGTCAAATAGCAATCAACGTTTCACTTTCACTCCAGTATCAAACAGTGAGTATTTAATTCAATCAGATAACAGTCAACTCTGTGTTGAGTTAAAACCAGACGCATCTCAATGGAAAGATGGCGCTACTATCCAGCAGTATATTTGTAATTCGGCAGAAGAAAATCAGTTGTGGACGTTATTCGACAAGGGCAGTAACACTTTTGAATTACGAAATAAGAAGACGGGTAAATGTCTTGAGGTTGCTAATAGCCAAGCAACAAACGGCGGTAGCATTATTCAAGCGTCTTGTGATGGAGAAAACAACCAACGGATTAAATTCAAGTAA